One genomic region from Dehalobacter restrictus DSM 9455 encodes:
- the rpsR gene encoding 30S ribosomal protein S18, whose translation MANAAVKKERGRRPRKRVCSFCVDKVESIDYKDTQKLRKYITERGKILPRRISGNCAKHQRQVTIAVKRARSIALLPYMID comes from the coding sequence TTGGCAAACGCTGCCGTAAAAAAGGAACGGGGACGCCGTCCGCGTAAAAGAGTATGCAGTTTTTGTGTTGATAAAGTTGAGAGCATCGACTACAAAGATACACAAAAATTACGTAAATATATTACTGAGAGAGGCAAAATTCTGCCCCGTAGAATCTCAGGCAATTGCGCTAAACACCAGAGGCAAGTCACGATTGCCGTTAAACGGGCTCGCAGCATCGCGTTGCTGCCCTACATGATTGACTAG
- a CDS encoding single-stranded DNA-binding protein, translating into MLNRVVLIGRLTKDPELRYTPNGVAVASFTLAVDRNYKNSQGEKETDFIPCVVFRQLAELCANYLAKGRLAAVDGRIQVRSYDGQDGQKRWVTEVLGENVRFLSPKDNNAGASSAQNDFGSFAHEVSLDDDIPF; encoded by the coding sequence ATGTTGAATCGTGTAGTACTTATCGGGCGATTAACGAAAGACCCTGAGCTACGCTATACACCAAACGGTGTAGCTGTTGCATCTTTTACGCTAGCCGTCGACAGGAATTACAAGAACAGCCAGGGCGAGAAGGAAACGGATTTTATTCCATGCGTTGTTTTTCGCCAGTTAGCTGAACTCTGCGCGAACTATTTGGCGAAAGGAAGACTGGCTGCAGTAGATGGCAGGATTCAGGTCCGCTCTTATGACGGTCAGGATGGGCAAAAAAGATGGGTGACAGAGGTCTTGGGAGAGAACGTCAGATTTTTGAGTCCCAAAGACAATAATGCCGGAGCATCTTCAGCTCAAAATGATTTTGGTTCTTTTGCTCATGAAGTTAGTCTAGATGATGATATACCATTTTAG
- the rpsF gene encoding 30S ribosomal protein S6, whose product MQAYEVMYIIRPDLDDEASKANVQRFEEIVNANGGTDLKVDIWGKRRLAYEVKKFNEGVYVLMNFNGEARTVDELERLMKISDAVIRFMTTKKE is encoded by the coding sequence ATGCAAGCGTACGAAGTGATGTACATTATAAGACCGGATCTCGATGATGAGGCTTCAAAAGCAAATGTTCAAAGATTTGAAGAGATCGTCAATGCCAATGGTGGTACAGACCTCAAGGTTGATATTTGGGGTAAAAGACGCCTGGCTTACGAGGTTAAGAAGTTCAATGAAGGTGTTTATGTCCTGATGAACTTCAACGGTGAAGCACGTACGGTTGATGAACTGGAAAGGCTGATGAAAATTTCTGATGCTGTGATCCGGTTTATGACAACCAAGAAGGAATAA
- the ychF gene encoding redox-regulated ATPase YchF, whose protein sequence is MSLHVGIVGLPNVGKSTLFNAITKAGAESANYPFCTIDPNVGIVQVPDFRLKALAKIVNPQQIVPAVVEFVDIAGLVRGASKGEGLGNQFLSHIREVDAIVHVVRCFEDDNVVHVEGKIDPERDIETIRMELILADMETVYRRQAKLVGMIKSGDKKAKFEAEVLEKLVKKFDQGIPANLVGFSEEEKELLNSVSLLTLKPVIYAANVSEAEASNGENNANVQKVQEIARLENAEVIPVCAKIEAEIAELEEDEKEIFMEELGLTESGLDRLIRSAFKLLGLITFFTAGPKEVKAWTICRETKAPQAAGTIHSDFERGFIRAEVVKYEHFMENNGLNGAKDKGLVRLEGKEYVVQDGDIMHFRFNV, encoded by the coding sequence ATGTCTCTGCATGTAGGAATAGTTGGGCTGCCCAATGTCGGCAAGTCAACACTATTTAATGCGATAACGAAAGCCGGAGCAGAATCGGCCAATTACCCGTTCTGTACTATTGATCCGAATGTCGGAATTGTACAGGTACCGGATTTTCGGTTAAAAGCACTGGCTAAAATTGTGAACCCGCAGCAAATCGTTCCGGCAGTTGTCGAATTTGTCGATATTGCCGGTCTGGTAAGGGGTGCAAGTAAAGGTGAAGGACTAGGCAACCAATTTCTTTCCCATATCCGGGAAGTGGATGCCATTGTTCATGTTGTACGTTGTTTTGAAGATGATAACGTTGTTCACGTCGAAGGTAAAATTGACCCGGAACGGGATATTGAAACGATCCGGATGGAATTGATCCTGGCAGATATGGAAACCGTATACCGCCGTCAGGCCAAGCTGGTCGGAATGATCAAATCCGGGGATAAGAAGGCCAAATTCGAAGCTGAGGTATTAGAAAAGCTCGTGAAAAAATTTGACCAGGGGATACCGGCTAATTTGGTTGGTTTCTCTGAAGAAGAAAAAGAATTGCTGAACAGTGTCAGTCTGTTGACCCTAAAACCGGTGATTTATGCCGCGAATGTTTCTGAAGCGGAAGCTTCTAACGGGGAAAATAACGCCAATGTCCAAAAAGTACAGGAAATAGCCAGACTCGAAAATGCTGAAGTCATTCCTGTTTGCGCCAAGATTGAAGCAGAAATAGCAGAACTTGAAGAAGATGAGAAAGAAATCTTTATGGAGGAACTTGGGCTCACGGAATCTGGACTTGATCGGCTGATCAGGAGCGCATTCAAGCTGCTTGGACTGATAACTTTCTTTACGGCAGGTCCTAAAGAGGTAAAGGCTTGGACGATCTGCCGGGAAACCAAAGCGCCTCAGGCGGCAGGTACGATTCATTCCGACTTTGAGCGGGGTTTTATCCGGGCAGAGGTCGTCAAATATGAACATTTTATGGAAAATAACGGTCTGAATGGAGCCAAGGACAAGGGCTTGGTTCGGTTAGAGGGCAAAGAATATGTCGTTCAGGACGGCGATATTATGCATTTCAGATTTAATGTCTAG
- a CDS encoding DUF951 domain-containing protein has translation MDLNVGDIVRLKKAHPCGNTEFKIMRTGMDFRIECLKCGHQTWITRAKLERNIKKILTAENSQGISD, from the coding sequence ATGGATCTTAATGTAGGAGATATTGTCAGGCTCAAAAAGGCCCATCCCTGTGGCAATACAGAATTTAAGATCATGAGAACAGGTATGGATTTTCGGATTGAATGTCTGAAGTGCGGGCATCAGACCTGGATAACCAGGGCAAAGCTGGAAAGGAATATTAAAAAAATCCTGACGGCAGAAAACAGTCAGGGGATCTCGGACTGA
- a CDS encoding CvpA family protein, with protein MNTFDYVMLALLVLGGLIGFRKGLITGLSRFIGKIAAIGIAVFFYKPFLNLLEPVLGLEAKLEPKIGNFLTKIAESKASGTDPYGAADSIRQSMIGQATPVLTDYVLKIGAVLLLFILAACIINLIIALVITPIAKNLSFINRGGGLLFGLLSTFVVISLVLGLFSPLLSTGDSGLLKTGSSLLYPWFMQGYDLILSGISVFAGDILNNPLDSIPLLNGLV; from the coding sequence GTGAATACATTTGATTATGTAATGCTGGCGCTGCTGGTTCTGGGAGGCCTAATCGGGTTTCGGAAGGGCCTTATTACCGGTTTATCAAGATTTATCGGAAAGATCGCTGCGATAGGCATTGCGGTGTTTTTTTACAAACCATTTCTGAACCTATTGGAACCCGTTTTAGGGCTTGAAGCAAAACTGGAGCCCAAAATCGGAAATTTTTTGACCAAAATTGCTGAAAGCAAAGCATCCGGGACAGATCCCTACGGTGCCGCTGACAGCATCAGGCAATCCATGATTGGTCAGGCCACACCTGTTTTGACAGATTATGTCCTGAAGATTGGTGCTGTCCTGCTCTTGTTTATTTTAGCAGCATGTATCATTAATCTTATCATCGCTTTGGTCATTACCCCTATAGCAAAAAACTTAAGTTTTATCAACCGAGGGGGAGGACTGCTTTTTGGTTTACTGAGTACCTTTGTCGTGATTTCTCTGGTCCTGGGGTTGTTTTCACCGTTGTTAAGCACCGGTGACTCCGGATTGCTTAAGACGGGTAGCTCCTTGCTTTATCCCTGGTTTATGCAAGGATACGATCTGATTTTATCAGGGATTTCTGTTTTTGCGGGGGATATTCTGAATAATCCTCTGGATTCTATACCTTTGCTGAATGGGCTGGTTTGA
- a CDS encoding sulfurtransferase TusA family protein — MKLVDARGYSCPEPVIFTKRALADDPSEIMVIVDNETSKINVERFLRVAGYRVEVDHEQPNQYSLKGIKKT; from the coding sequence TTGAAACTTGTTGATGCCAGAGGATATTCCTGTCCGGAACCTGTAATTTTTACCAAAAGAGCTTTAGCGGATGATCCTTCAGAAATCATGGTCATTGTCGATAATGAGACATCCAAAATTAACGTTGAACGGTTTTTGAGAGTTGCCGGATATCGGGTCGAAGTTGATCATGAGCAGCCAAATCAATATTCTCTAAAGGGAATAAAGAAAACTTAG
- the selB gene encoding selenocysteine-specific translation elongation factor: MERYLIIGTAGHVDHGKTHLIQALTGISTDRLKEEKERGISIELGFAYLTLPDGRKAGIIDVPGHEKFVRQMLAGASGMDIVLLIIAADEGVMPQTQEHLDILNMLNVEKGIVVLSKIDLVDQEWLSMIEKDTREKLQDSFLRDAPYCKVSSVTGQGIPELLQTIMTVLQTTEGKRLDLPSRMPIDRVFTIRGFGTVVTGTLNTGTIQKGQEVCLEPGGKTMKIRNIQVHGEQVSEAYAGQRVAINIAGLAVSDIPKGASLVDPGYYNAGQILDVELSNLASEQRTIKQRQRIHFHLGTAETLGRVHLLAQEELAPGEKGFAQVILEEPVVAAKGDRFVIRYYSPVATIGGGVVLSLANAKQKRFREKVITEFRSKAEGGLTDQIKKELTIPLSSDEVRKKYALGQDEVQLALDRLKNDQTVVILAEDGLSLFWLKSTAEEWALKVNAEAMKYQKTYPLRGGIGREELKRILKTAVSHKRWQLILEWGADHQYFRLSSSLVQAVSEIGLPEDIRQKLDALQKIWEKAGLNPPGQETAVAECGVPAAKFPEYAEYLKTNNVWKQVGEFYIAASAIEKAKIILEKHLQENGQITVSEARDCWQTSRKFAVPLLEYFDSIHVTERNGDIRVKPGSAQNPG, encoded by the coding sequence ATGGAAAGATATCTAATTATTGGAACAGCAGGCCATGTGGATCATGGGAAAACCCACCTTATTCAAGCCTTGACAGGTATAAGCACAGACCGGCTCAAGGAAGAGAAGGAAAGAGGAATTTCGATCGAGCTTGGGTTTGCTTATCTGACACTCCCGGACGGTCGCAAAGCAGGAATCATTGATGTACCGGGTCATGAAAAATTTGTCCGTCAAATGTTAGCCGGCGCGAGTGGAATGGATATTGTTCTACTGATTATTGCTGCCGATGAAGGCGTGATGCCTCAAACCCAGGAACATCTGGATATATTAAACATGTTAAATGTAGAAAAAGGAATTGTTGTACTGTCAAAAATTGACCTGGTTGATCAGGAATGGCTTTCTATGATTGAAAAGGATACCAGAGAAAAACTCCAAGACAGTTTTCTGCGGGATGCTCCGTATTGCAAAGTATCTTCTGTCACTGGCCAGGGAATCCCGGAATTGCTGCAGACAATTATGACTGTGCTCCAAACAACCGAGGGGAAACGTTTGGATCTTCCGTCAAGAATGCCGATTGACAGAGTTTTTACGATTCGGGGGTTTGGAACAGTGGTCACAGGGACTTTGAACACAGGGACGATTCAGAAAGGACAGGAAGTATGCCTGGAACCGGGGGGAAAAACCATGAAAATTAGAAATATTCAAGTTCATGGTGAACAGGTCTCCGAAGCTTATGCCGGACAGCGGGTTGCGATAAACATAGCCGGACTGGCTGTAAGTGATATTCCCAAGGGGGCAAGCCTTGTTGATCCCGGATATTATAACGCAGGACAAATTTTAGACGTAGAACTATCCAACCTCGCGTCAGAGCAAAGAACGATCAAACAAAGGCAGAGGATACATTTTCATTTAGGAACGGCCGAAACACTGGGACGGGTTCATCTTCTGGCCCAGGAAGAATTGGCTCCCGGGGAGAAAGGGTTTGCCCAAGTCATTCTGGAGGAACCGGTTGTCGCAGCAAAAGGGGACCGGTTTGTAATCAGGTACTATTCACCTGTCGCGACGATCGGCGGAGGAGTTGTACTGAGCCTGGCAAATGCCAAACAAAAACGTTTTCGAGAAAAGGTCATAACCGAATTTCGGTCTAAAGCAGAAGGCGGCTTAACTGATCAAATAAAAAAAGAGCTTACTATCCCTTTATCTTCCGATGAAGTCAGGAAAAAGTATGCTCTTGGGCAGGACGAAGTTCAGCTGGCTTTGGATCGTCTCAAAAATGATCAGACTGTTGTGATCTTAGCGGAGGATGGATTATCATTATTCTGGCTTAAAAGTACAGCAGAAGAATGGGCTCTTAAAGTAAATGCGGAAGCAATGAAATATCAAAAGACATATCCGCTGCGCGGAGGAATAGGCAGAGAGGAATTAAAAAGAATCCTGAAAACGGCTGTCTCCCATAAACGCTGGCAGTTGATTTTGGAATGGGGAGCAGATCATCAGTATTTCAGGCTAAGCAGCAGTCTGGTCCAGGCAGTATCTGAAATCGGGCTGCCTGAGGATATCAGGCAAAAGCTTGACGCTTTGCAAAAAATCTGGGAAAAGGCAGGGCTAAATCCTCCGGGGCAGGAAACTGCGGTTGCAGAATGCGGGGTACCCGCTGCAAAATTTCCGGAATATGCCGAATATCTTAAAACAAATAACGTCTGGAAACAGGTAGGAGAATTCTATATTGCAGCAAGTGCAATAGAAAAAGCTAAAATAATATTGGAAAAGCACCTGCAAGAAAATGGACAGATTACGGTTTCTGAAGCACGGGACTGCTGGCAGACTAGCCGTAAATTTGCGGTGCCTTTACTGGAATATTTTGATTCAATTCATGTTACAGAAAGAAACGGAGACATCAGGGTAAAACCAGGATCTGCCCAAAATCCAGGCTAA
- the yyaC gene encoding spore protease YyaC codes for MNPLPGIREKEHLRAHYTDRPGLYQLQLRLKKYLKAAAGRPVVLLCIGTDRSTGDSLGPLTGTKLDEKGLSGLTVVGTLEKPVHAENLESTLKNLFAKYCNPYIIALDACLGQLDSVGYISLAEGPLKPGTAVKKELPEVGEIHLTGIVNINGFMQYMVLQNTRLSIVWQMSEVLCNLFQRTYFLLNQS; via the coding sequence TTGAACCCATTGCCAGGAATTCGAGAAAAAGAGCATCTGCGTGCCCATTACACAGACCGTCCCGGTCTTTACCAGCTTCAGTTAAGGTTGAAAAAATATCTGAAAGCTGCAGCCGGTAGACCGGTGGTTCTATTATGTATAGGGACGGATCGTTCTACCGGCGATTCTCTGGGGCCTTTAACCGGCACAAAACTAGATGAAAAAGGTCTTTCAGGATTGACGGTTGTCGGAACGCTCGAAAAGCCTGTTCATGCAGAAAACCTTGAATCCACCCTGAAAAACTTGTTTGCCAAGTATTGCAATCCCTATATTATTGCCCTGGATGCCTGCCTGGGTCAACTTGACTCCGTTGGCTACATCAGCTTGGCAGAAGGCCCTTTAAAACCAGGAACCGCCGTAAAAAAAGAACTGCCGGAGGTAGGAGAAATCCACCTTACCGGCATTGTCAATATCAACGGTTTTATGCAATACATGGTGCTGCAAAACACCAGATTGAGTATCGTATGGCAAATGTCTGAGGTACTATGTAATTTGTTCCAGCGGACTTACTTCTTGTTGAATCAATCTTGA
- a CDS encoding DUF4446 family protein yields MFSILEPELIIVLAVSVVALIVTVIAIVMTNALRVRMSKFEKSYISLQTFLSGTQLEELLSANLKEVAELSRIAAEHGQRLKLAEDKARNGIDRAELVRFNSFENMGADLSFALALLNQEKTGVVLTGIHSVEECRIYAKGIEKGQANVKLSPEEKFAIEKASKNELTI; encoded by the coding sequence TTGTTTTCTATTTTAGAACCCGAGTTGATTATCGTCTTGGCAGTATCGGTTGTAGCCTTGATCGTTACCGTGATTGCGATTGTTATGACCAATGCTCTACGTGTCCGTATGAGTAAATTTGAAAAATCCTATATCAGCCTGCAGACGTTCTTATCCGGAACACAGCTGGAAGAACTGCTGAGCGCCAATTTAAAAGAAGTTGCTGAATTAAGCCGTATTGCTGCAGAGCATGGGCAAAGGCTTAAGCTTGCCGAAGATAAAGCCCGCAACGGAATTGACCGCGCGGAACTGGTCCGATTTAATTCTTTCGAAAATATGGGTGCCGACCTGAGCTTCGCCCTTGCTTTACTGAATCAGGAAAAGACCGGCGTCGTCCTTACAGGAATTCATAGTGTTGAAGAGTGCAGAATCTATGCCAAAGGGATCGAAAAAGGGCAGGCCAATGTTAAACTTAGCCCTGAGGAGAAGTTCGCTATTGAAAAAGCCTCGAAGAATGAGCTAACTATTTAA
- a CDS encoding ParB/RepB/Spo0J family partition protein yields the protein MSKKGLGRGLGALITERETESSEIKEIMLADIVPNPGQPRREFDREKLQELADSIQEHGLLQPILVKPEGSRYIIIAGERRFRATQLAGIDRINCIVRDCTEQEMTEKALIENIQRADLSPVEEGLAYARLIQDYGLTQEQVARRVGKGRPTVANLLRIIQLPAEVLELINKEAISLGHAKVILSLENKEQQISLAKRAVEGLLSVRETETIVQNSEKKVQPAKNAVKTPKNKSYSSLNDIEEKLRHSFQTKVAVSGSEEKGKIEINYYSRDELNRLLERWEIEV from the coding sequence GTGTCTAAAAAAGGTTTAGGCCGAGGGCTTGGCGCTTTAATTACGGAAAGAGAAACGGAAAGCAGTGAAATTAAAGAAATAATGCTGGCGGATATTGTACCAAATCCTGGCCAGCCGAGACGGGAGTTTGACCGTGAAAAACTTCAAGAGCTTGCGGATTCTATTCAAGAACATGGATTACTGCAGCCTATCCTTGTAAAGCCTGAAGGAAGCAGATACATCATCATTGCGGGAGAGAGGCGTTTTCGAGCTACACAGCTTGCAGGGATCGACAGAATTAACTGTATTGTGAGAGACTGCACTGAGCAGGAAATGACGGAAAAGGCTTTAATCGAAAATATCCAGCGCGCGGACTTATCTCCTGTAGAAGAAGGCCTTGCATATGCACGCTTAATTCAAGATTATGGACTAACTCAGGAACAGGTTGCCAGACGCGTCGGTAAGGGTAGGCCTACTGTAGCCAACTTACTTCGAATTATTCAGCTGCCCGCTGAAGTCTTGGAACTGATTAATAAAGAAGCAATTTCTTTGGGACATGCCAAGGTGATACTTTCTTTAGAAAATAAAGAGCAGCAGATTTCTCTCGCGAAACGGGCTGTTGAGGGATTATTATCTGTAAGGGAAACGGAAACGATTGTTCAGAATAGTGAAAAGAAAGTGCAGCCTGCCAAAAATGCTGTGAAGACACCGAAAAACAAGAGCTATAGTTCTTTAAATGATATTGAAGAAAAACTGCGGCACAGTTTTCAGACCAAGGTAGCTGTATCAGGAAGTGAAGAAAAAGGAAAAATTGAGATTAATTATTATTCCCGGGATGAACTTAACCGGCTTTTAGAACGTTGGGAGATTGAAGTTTAA
- a CDS encoding ParA family protein: MARIIAIANQKGGVAKTTTAVNLSSSLVEKGKKVLLVDLDPQGNATSGCGIMKHRLSRCIYDVIINEENIQSVIADTELKNLKVAPARIELAGAEIELVSQLYREGKLATALQGIKDEFDFIIIDCPPSLGLLTLNALCAATDVLIPIQCEYYALEGLSLLVNTLDKVKRSINRDLQVIGVLLTMFDARTNLSIQVVDEVKKYFRDKVFRTIIPRNVRLSEAPSHGQPIILYDSKSRGAEVYRDLAEEVLERV, translated from the coding sequence TTGGCCAGAATCATTGCTATAGCAAATCAAAAAGGAGGAGTCGCCAAAACAACGACTGCTGTGAATCTCTCCTCCAGTCTGGTTGAGAAAGGGAAAAAAGTTCTCCTCGTTGATCTTGATCCACAGGGAAATGCCACCAGCGGTTGTGGTATTATGAAACATCGGTTGTCCCGCTGTATTTATGATGTAATTATCAATGAAGAAAACATTCAAAGTGTGATCGCCGATACAGAGCTGAAAAACTTAAAGGTTGCGCCTGCCCGTATTGAACTGGCCGGTGCTGAGATTGAGCTAGTCTCCCAGCTGTACCGTGAAGGAAAGCTTGCAACTGCTTTGCAAGGAATAAAGGATGAATTTGATTTTATCATTATTGATTGTCCCCCTTCCCTGGGACTTCTTACGTTGAATGCACTTTGTGCGGCAACAGATGTTTTGATTCCTATTCAATGTGAGTATTATGCGTTGGAAGGTTTAAGCTTGCTAGTCAATACGCTTGATAAGGTCAAACGTTCCATTAATAGAGACCTTCAAGTTATCGGCGTACTTTTGACCATGTTTGATGCGAGGACAAATTTATCGATTCAGGTCGTCGATGAGGTTAAGAAATATTTTAGAGATAAAGTCTTCAGAACCATTATTCCCCGGAATGTTCGGCTTAGTGAAGCCCCGAGCCATGGTCAGCCGATCATTCTATATGATAGCAAGTCGCGTGGAGCTGAAGTATATCGAGATTTAGCCGAGGAGGTCTTGGAACGTGTCTAA
- the rsmG gene encoding 16S rRNA (guanine(527)-N(7))-methyltransferase RsmG gives MNDQFLEMDLKEPLSVLHDKVRDVLSLELSAEHLEKFEQYTVLLLQRNEQMNLTAITDPAEMVIKHYLDSLVFVKWIMHYYPNGQIVIADLGTGAGFPGIPIKILLPQIKVVLVDALAKRIHFLQEVCDSLGLKVETCHARAEDIGRSKAYRQRFDITVARAVAELPVLLEYATPLLKVGGRFIAAKGIDPENEITLAKNALRILNCEVEHVEKYSLAEGADNRSLIIVKKILNTPAQYPRQAGKPKKTPL, from the coding sequence ATGAATGATCAATTTCTGGAAATGGATCTTAAGGAACCGCTTAGCGTCTTGCACGATAAGGTCCGGGATGTCTTGAGTCTGGAACTCTCCGCCGAACATCTTGAAAAGTTTGAACAATATACAGTACTGTTACTTCAGAGGAACGAACAAATGAACTTAACAGCCATTACCGATCCGGCAGAAATGGTGATTAAGCATTATCTGGATTCTCTGGTGTTTGTCAAGTGGATAATGCATTATTATCCCAATGGACAAATTGTTATTGCGGATCTTGGTACCGGTGCTGGATTTCCAGGTATTCCCATTAAAATACTTTTGCCGCAAATTAAAGTCGTCCTTGTCGATGCGCTAGCCAAAAGAATTCATTTTTTGCAGGAGGTCTGCGATAGCCTTGGCTTGAAGGTCGAAACCTGCCATGCACGAGCTGAAGATATTGGCCGCAGCAAGGCGTACCGGCAGCGATTTGATATTACGGTGGCCAGAGCAGTCGCGGAGTTGCCGGTACTACTGGAATATGCAACTCCTTTGCTGAAAGTTGGCGGAAGATTTATTGCAGCGAAGGGAATCGATCCTGAAAATGAAATAACTTTGGCTAAGAACGCCTTGCGGATCCTAAACTGTGAAGTTGAGCATGTCGAAAAATATTCATTGGCGGAAGGCGCGGATAACCGTTCTCTGATTATTGTTAAAAAAATATTGAACACACCTGCTCAATATCCGCGTCAAGCTGGGAAACCGAAAAAAACCCCTCTCTAG
- the mnmG gene encoding tRNA uridine-5-carboxymethylaminomethyl(34) synthesis enzyme MnmG, producing the protein MDYFAGKYDVIVVGAGHAGCEAALASARMGCDTLLLTINLDKVAHMPCNPSVGGPAKGHLVREIDALGGQMGIVADETALQARLLNTGKGPAVHALRVQSDKKAYHHRMLSNLYNQAKLTLIQALVERLHFDGDKLKGVVTRTGAVFEAGSIVLTGGTYLRSRIIIGEALYEGGPAGEITSGSLSEDLKLRGIELGRFKTGTPPRILKSSVDFSKFVIQPGDSEPKYFSFMPTRSMFWGNNPENQLPCWLGYTTETTHGIIRDNLHRAPLYTGVVEGVGPRYCPSIEDKVVRFAQRQAHQLFLEPEGKDSEELYVAGLSTSLPEEIQHMFFRSIPGLENVQILRPGYAIEYDYVKPYQLSLTLEVRNLPGLFTAGQLNGTSGYEEAAGQGLMAGINAALKALRREPFILKRSDGYLGVLIDDLVNKEICEPYRLLTSRAEYRLLLRQDNADLRLTEKGRKLGLVADDRWKIFEQKLNNLERIFQQWKTITFSPASADIQELLIEAGSTPLRSGIKAEELVKRPEIIPDLLPRFMPEMGTYDAEVLEEASIQIKYEGYIQKQQEEVNRFIKLEEKVLPVNLDYLKIKGLSNEARQRLNGVQPINVGQASRISGVSPADISVLLIYLEQRRRNISDE; encoded by the coding sequence GTGGATTATTTTGCTGGAAAATATGATGTAATTGTTGTCGGGGCGGGACATGCCGGATGTGAGGCTGCTCTCGCCTCTGCCCGTATGGGATGCGATACACTGCTGCTTACGATTAATTTAGATAAAGTTGCGCATATGCCGTGCAATCCGTCCGTAGGCGGTCCGGCGAAAGGCCATCTGGTGCGGGAGATTGATGCGCTAGGTGGTCAGATGGGAATTGTTGCCGATGAGACAGCACTTCAGGCCAGGCTGCTGAATACGGGCAAAGGGCCGGCGGTCCATGCACTAAGAGTTCAATCAGATAAAAAAGCTTATCACCATCGGATGTTAAGCAACCTATACAATCAGGCCAAGCTTACCTTGATACAGGCTTTGGTCGAGCGGCTCCATTTTGATGGGGATAAACTTAAAGGTGTTGTCACGCGTACAGGCGCAGTCTTTGAGGCAGGCAGTATTGTTCTGACGGGTGGAACATACCTCAGAAGCAGGATAATAATTGGGGAAGCGCTTTATGAAGGCGGACCGGCCGGAGAAATCACCTCGGGGTCCCTGTCTGAGGATCTGAAACTACGCGGCATAGAACTTGGCCGGTTTAAAACCGGAACGCCTCCTCGGATTCTGAAGAGCTCAGTAGATTTCTCTAAGTTCGTAATTCAGCCGGGTGACAGCGAGCCAAAATATTTTTCGTTTATGCCGACTAGAAGCATGTTTTGGGGAAACAACCCGGAAAATCAGCTTCCTTGCTGGCTGGGCTACACGACGGAAACAACGCATGGTATTATCCGAGATAATCTGCATCGCGCACCGCTGTATACCGGCGTGGTGGAAGGCGTTGGCCCGAGGTATTGTCCTTCTATTGAAGATAAGGTTGTGCGTTTTGCGCAGCGGCAGGCCCATCAGCTTTTTCTTGAACCAGAAGGCAAAGATAGTGAGGAATTATATGTTGCCGGGCTGTCAACCAGCCTGCCGGAAGAAATCCAGCATATGTTTTTCCGTAGCATTCCCGGTTTGGAAAATGTTCAGATTTTGCGTCCCGGATATGCGATTGAATACGATTATGTCAAACCGTATCAGCTCTCTCTGACGCTGGAAGTACGAAATCTCCCGGGGCTCTTTACAGCGGGACAGCTTAACGGAACATCCGGGTATGAGGAAGCGGCCGGGCAGGGCTTAATGGCCGGAATCAACGCAGCGCTTAAAGCTTTACGCCGAGAACCTTTTATTTTAAAGCGTTCCGACGGATATCTCGGTGTACTAATTGATGACCTGGTCAATAAAGAGATTTGTGAGCCGTACAGGCTTTTGACCTCAAGGGCGGAATACCGTTTGCTGCTGCGTCAGGACAACGCTGATCTGCGTTTGACTGAGAAGGGTAGAAAACTGGGACTAGTTGCAGATGACAGGTGGAAGATTTTTGAGCAGAAGCTGAACAATCTGGAGAGAATCTTTCAGCAATGGAAGACGATTACTTTTTCTCCCGCCAGTGCAGATATTCAGGAATTGCTGATCGAGGCGGGGTCTACTCCGCTCCGAAGCGGAATTAAAGCGGAGGAACTTGTGAAGAGGCCGGAAATTATACCAGATTTGCTGCCACGTTTTATGCCGGAGATGGGGACGTATGACGCTGAAGTATTAGAAGAAGCCTCAATCCAAATTAAATACGAAGGGTACATTCAGAAACAACAGGAAGAAGTAAACCGATTTATCAAACTTGAAGAAAAAGTTCTGCCTGTTAATCTGGATTATTTGAAAATCAAAGGTCTATCCAATGAAGCCAGACAGCGGCTTAACGGCGTGCAGCCGATCAACGTCGGACAGGCATCGAGAATCAGCGGAGTGAGTCCTGCGGATATTTCGGTTTTATTGATTTATCTGGAACAAAGGCGGAGGAACATTTCTGATGAATGA